The DNA segment CCCTTCGCGCTCTTTGCGTAAATGGGGCTCACTCCGTCCGCGTAAGACCGCGATCGCCGGCTGATGAGCTGCGTCTTCCCGGGAATCAACTGCTCGGCGCGGTTATACAGGTCTACCGACTTCTTGACTCTCTGGTCGATTGCCCTCGTAGGCATTTCTCTCTCCTAGTCCTTCCACGTGAATATGACGCCGAGCATGTTCTTCTCACGGCGGTAGATCATTTCATAAGGGACTTTGATGTCCTTGTAGCTGAACCTGTGGGTAACGAGATCCTTCGGGTGCAGCCTGCCGTCCTTCATTAGGTCGATCACGTATTCGCACTGCCGGTCCCACGAGAAGCGGTCTTCCTTTCCGGAAGGGTACATGTAGCCGTGCGTGCCGTTGACGGCGATGATTGAAACGCCCTTGTTGTAGAACCACTCCATCGCAAGGGGATTGAAGTCCAGCGCCGCCTCGCCGCGGCCCAGGAGGCTGACAATCGAGACGCGACCGTTGTTGCGGACTATCTCCATCGATGTCTTGTAGGCAGGCCAGGGGTTAGCTGTAAGGATCACCAGGTCAATGCCGTTGCCATGGGTGAACTTTTCCAGCTTCTTATTCAGGTCAGGGTCGTCGGAGAGCATCGTCTCGTGCGCGCCCATCTTCTTCGCCATCTCGGCGCGGATGGGGCTATTTGCAAGCGCGACCACCCGGGCGCCCATGAGCGGCCCCAGCGCGACCGCGCCCAGGCCGAGCACTCCAACGCCCACGACTGCGACGGTCTCTCCGGGCACAAAGTTCGCCTTGCGGTAGCACAGCCCGCTGAGCGTGTACAGGTGCGCCCACACCGCATCCTCGGAATCGACGCCTTCCGGCACCTTCACGATCGACTTCGCAGTGCTCATCAGGTACTCGGAGGTGTGGGGCGCGCGCGTGATTACGCGGTCGCCGACCTTGAACCTCGCGACGGCCTTGCCGACGCCGCGGACGGTGCCCAGGTTGCTGTCGCCAACCCATCGCGGATACGTGGGCGCCCCGGGAACGTTTTCCGCGCCCTCGTAATTACCACGGTCCGTGCCGATCTTGAGGGCGGAAATCTCGGTCTCCACCCATATCTCGTCCGGCTTGAGGTTCTTTGTATCCAGCGGGTGTTCTTCTATGACCAGGTCACGGGGACCTCGGAGCATTGCGATCTTCATCTGCGAGACCTCTGATGCGGGTTTGGAAAGAGGCGGCCGGAGCCGAACTTTATGCTCCGATTATGGTACCACAAATAGGGTGCCTGGTAGCGTGTGGTACGATTGTCATCCGGAACGATTCGACCGCACGGAGCCTTCGGGAAATGCTTCAGCACGCCCGCCACCTTGTAAGGTCCATTGCATATAACAAGGGGAGCCTGGCGCACCCCGTCCGGGCTGCCGGACTAGCCCGCGCGTGGACACGGAACGAGGTCGCGTTCCTGCGGCGGACCGGCCGGCTGTCGAAGGTGCTTGGCACGTCCGGGAAGGAGCTTGAGCGGTGCTTCGAAGAGGCGAGGCCGGTGATGGAGTACTGCGCCGGCGAGCTGCGCAAGTACTCCACGGTCCTGCCAGGCCTGCTGAACCCGAACTACGGGCCCGTCATTTACGCGGCTATTCGAGTTCTCAAGCCTGAAGTAGTGGTGGAGACCGGCGTAGCCAGCGGCACTTCAAGCACGTTCTTCCTCAGCGCGATGGAAAAGAACGGCACGGGCAGGCTCTATTCGATAGACCTTCCGCTGCCCAACGAACAGCTCGTTCCCACGGAGCGGCGCACGGGCTGGCTCGTGCCGTCGCGGCTGCGCGAAAGGTGGGAGCTAACACTGGGCGACGCCAAGGTCGAGCTTCCCAGACTGCTGGACCGCCTGGGAACCATCGACTGCTTCTACCACGACAGCGACCACAGCTACGAGCACATGACCTGGGAGTTCTCCACCTCCTACCCCCGCATCCGTCCCGGAGGCCTGCTGCTCTCCGACGACATCACCAATAACGCCGCCTGGAAAGATTTCACGAAGAAGATCGGCGACAAGAGCGCGAAGATCAACCGGACGGGGGTGATGAGGAGGAGAGGGTAGCTAACTACCAACTACTAACTACTTACTACCCTCTCCTCACGTACAGCCCCAGCGGCGTGCCGCCGATGACGTGCACGTGGCCGTGCGGCTGCGACTGCATGGCATCGTGGCCGAAGTTGGACAGGATGCGAAACCCTCCCGGGCAGTGCTCCTGGCCCAGCCTGCTTGCCAGCTCGCCGATGCGGCCAAGGAGCGGCCCGCTGCCCCACAGCTCGGCCTGGCTCATGTGCTTGCGCGGGATGAGCAGGAGCATCACGGGGACCCATGTGAGGATGTTGCGAAAGACCAGGATGTCGTCATCCTGGTAGAGGACTCGCGCGGGCTCACGACCCGCAACTATCTCGCAGAAGACGCAGTGGGCTTGACCCGTCATCGGCCCTGGTCCGCCCGCCGGGGCGCGGCACGGCGGGCCGCCGCTCCGCGCTGGCCGTCCCGGTTCTTGTTGCGGTAGTCCGGCGCGTCCATCCTGACAAGCTGCCCCACAGAAGGGTCCTGCACGCGCGATCCGATTGGGCCGCGCTCCTTTGTGAAATCAATCATGCTGGTTATCACCGTCGGCAGGCGGGCGTTGTGGCGGTGGACAACGATCTGGTACAGCTTCTCGTTCGCCCAGGGGCTGCTATGCTCCTGCCCCAGATCGTCAAGGATCAACAGGGGTGCGTTTTTGATCTCGTCGAAGATGTTGTCGTAGGTCACCTTCGCTTCCGGGCTGAAGGTGTAGCGCAGATAGTCCAGGAGCTCGGGCACGAACGCGTAGAACACGGGCCGACCGCGCTTGAGTTGCTCCACCGCGATCGCCACAGCCAGGTGCGTCTTTCCGACGCCGGTCTCCCCAATAATCGTCAGCCAGCCGTCCGGGTCCGCCGCGTAGTTCCTGGCGACGCGCATTGCGTTATCAAGGCTGGCGCGCTGTTCGGCGCTCGGGTTGTTTCCGCGGCTGTCGAACAGCTCGAATGTCATCCGCTGGAGCATCTGGGGCTCGATGCCTCCGAGCCGCTTCGCCCTCGGCTGGGCCATACCCGGAAGCTCCAGTATCCGGCTCAGGCCCGGCGTCCTGATCCTGCTGACGATGTACCGGTCAAGCTCGTCCAGCGAGCCCGAAATGGTCATCACCGTCGGCAGCTCAAGGTCGAAGCGGTGGTTGACGATCTGCATCAGCTTCTCTTCCGCCCAGGGGGTCGTGCTGTAGTTGCCGATGCCGTCCAGAATGAGAAGAGGGGTGCTTTTGACCTGCTCGAAGAGCTGGCTGTAGGCAATCTCGCTCGTTGGGCTGAAGGTGGAGCGCAGGTGGTCCAGAAGGTCAGCCACGTGCGTGAACAGCACAATGTTGCCTTGCTGGATAACCCTGTTGCCTATGGCCGCGGCCAGGTGCGTCTTGCCGGCCCCATTCGGCCCGGTCAGCACGAGCCACCCTTTCGGGTCCGCGGCAAAGGCCAGCGCCGCATCGTACGCGGCGCGTATTTGCGGTTGCGGGGCGTCTTTGGCGCGACCGTCCGGGCAAAACGTCTCAAAGGTAAAGCGCTTCAGGTTACCAAGGTTGCTGTACCGCAAAAGCCGGTGGTGGCGCTCGTCCACGATCCGCTGCTGCTGGCAGTCGCATGCGATTATGCGGCCGAAGTCGTGGTGGCCCACCGGCACATCAGGCGTGAACCAGCCACGGCCGCCGCACCTCTCGCAAGTGGATACCGGCGGCTGAGATCCCTCCACCGGGGGAAAGCCGTCGCCGTTCGCCGGAGGCCTAATAGCGAGTTTTTTGAATATATCGCCCAGGTCCTGCATCGTCTCTGCCTTCTCGTCCTTCTCTGTCCCAACGGTCCAGGATTGCGGCAATGTACCGCCAGCTCCGCCTGTTGCTCGTCACCGCCGCCTTGAACGCGTCCCGTATCCAGGTCTCAGGGTAGGACTGCTCCGCCAGTTTCAGCTCTTCCGCAATCATTGGGCTCATCAGGCCGATGTTGTCCTCGTAGAGCTTGAAGATATTCGGCCGTGAATCTTCCGCGGCGTCTGTGTCGGCCGGCGACGCCGCACCGGACACCTGGGGCGACGGTGTTGTCCGCGGTAGCGCGGTGAGACCCTCCATAGCCCTGCGCTCGGACTCTGCATTCAGCATGAACACCTGGGTGCGCGCCCCGTCTATGGTGGCCGTGCCGGCGATGAACGTTCTCCTGGAGACTGCCTTCGCCATCGTCTCTTCAGCGCATCGCCTGGCAGACTCAGCCCCAGGCCCGAAGACCCTGAGGCAGGTCTGGTCTGTCATCAGGTCGTCAACCGTCAAATACCTCGGATACGTGCGCTTGTGGTGGAGCAGCCAGATTGCACGAAGCGTTACCTTCAACTCCTGAAGGTCGTCAATCTCCTCAAGCAGCTGGCCCAGAACGGGGGTCGGGACGGGCGTATACCTCGGCCTGGGCGGGAATCCCGCGAAAGCCATTTACGCGAACTCCCTGGACCGGTGTTGAAGAGTCGCATTCTCGAAGCGCACCAGGTCGTTCCTGAAGTACAAAGGCACTGTTCCCACCGGCCCGTTGCGGTGTTTCGCAAAGATTATCTCGGCGATGTTCTCGGGGAAAGGCTCGCTGGGGTGACTTTTTGCCCATTCGTCCCTGTTCATGTACTTGTCTTCGCGGTGAATGAAGGCGACCACGTCTGCGTCCTGCTCAATGGAGCCGCTCTCCCGGAGGTCCGAGAGCATCGGTCGGTGGTTGGGGCGCTGCTCCACGGCGCGGCTGAGTTGGGAGAGGGCGAGGATGGGCACGTCCAGCTCCCTGGCGACGCCCTTGATGGACCGGGAAATCTCTCCCATCTCCTGGACGCGGTTGTCCGTCCTGCCGGAGCCCATGATGAGCTGGAGGTAGTCGATTATCACGAAGTCCAGCCCGCGCTCCATCTGGAGCCGGCGCACCTTGCCGCGCATCTCGACAATGCCCTGGAAGGGCGTGTCGTCGATGTATATGGGCAGCTCGGAAAGCGTGCCGATAGCATCCAGCTCTCGCTGGCGCTCGGCCTCACTGAGCATGCCTATCCTCATGCGGTGGCTATCGACTTTGGCCTCGCTGGCTAGCAGCCTCACCGCGATCTGGCGCGCACTCATCTCCA comes from the SAR202 cluster bacterium genome and includes:
- a CDS encoding class I SAM-dependent methyltransferase produces the protein MRVWKEAAGAELYAPIMVPQIGCLVACGTIVIRNDSTARSLREMLQHARHLVRSIAYNKGSLAHPVRAAGLARAWTRNEVAFLRRTGRLSKVLGTSGKELERCFEEARPVMEYCAGELRKYSTVLPGLLNPNYGPVIYAAIRVLKPEVVVETGVASGTSSTFFLSAMEKNGTGRLYSIDLPLPNEQLVPTERRTGWLVPSRLRERWELTLGDAKVELPRLLDRLGTIDCFYHDSDHSYEHMTWEFSTSYPRIRPGGLLLSDDITNNAAWKDFTKKIGDKSAKINRTGVMRRRG
- a CDS encoding DnaD domain protein, whose product is MAFAGFPPRPRYTPVPTPVLGQLLEEIDDLQELKVTLRAIWLLHHKRTYPRYLTVDDLMTDQTCLRVFGPGAESARRCAEETMAKAVSRRTFIAGTATIDGARTQVFMLNAESERRAMEGLTALPRTTPSPQVSGAASPADTDAAEDSRPNIFKLYEDNIGLMSPMIAEELKLAEQSYPETWIRDAFKAAVTSNRRSWRYIAAILDRWDREGREGRDDAGPGRYIQKTRY
- a CDS encoding zinc-binding dehydrogenase, producing MKIAMLRGPRDLVIEEHPLDTKNLKPDEIWVETEISALKIGTDRGNYEGAENVPGAPTYPRWVGDSNLGTVRGVGKAVARFKVGDRVITRAPHTSEYLMSTAKSIVKVPEGVDSEDAVWAHLYTLSGLCYRKANFVPGETVAVVGVGVLGLGAVALGPLMGARVVALANSPIRAEMAKKMGAHETMLSDDPDLNKKLEKFTHGNGIDLVILTANPWPAYKTSMEIVRNNGRVSIVSLLGRGEAALDFNPLAMEWFYNKGVSIIAVNGTHGYMYPSGKEDRFSWDRQCEYVIDLMKDGRLHPKDLVTHRFSYKDIKVPYEMIYRREKNMLGVIFTWKD
- a CDS encoding DNA replication protein DnaC, with the translated sequence MPQSWTVGTEKDEKAETMQDLGDIFKKLAIRPPANGDGFPPVEGSQPPVSTCERCGGRGWFTPDVPVGHHDFGRIIACDCQQQRIVDERHHRLLRYSNLGNLKRFTFETFCPDGRAKDAPQPQIRAAYDAALAFAADPKGWLVLTGPNGAGKTHLAAAIGNRVIQQGNIVLFTHVADLLDHLRSTFSPTSEIAYSQLFEQVKSTPLLILDGIGNYSTTPWAEEKLMQIVNHRFDLELPTVMTISGSLDELDRYIVSRIRTPGLSRILELPGMAQPRAKRLGGIEPQMLQRMTFELFDSRGNNPSAEQRASLDNAMRVARNYAADPDGWLTIIGETGVGKTHLAVAIAVEQLKRGRPVFYAFVPELLDYLRYTFSPEAKVTYDNIFDEIKNAPLLILDDLGQEHSSPWANEKLYQIVVHRHNARLPTVITSMIDFTKERGPIGSRVQDPSVGQLVRMDAPDYRNKNRDGQRGAAARRAAPRRADQGR
- a CDS encoding HIT domain-containing protein → MTGQAHCVFCEIVAGREPARVLYQDDDILVFRNILTWVPVMLLLIPRKHMSQAELWGSGPLLGRIGELASRLGQEHCPGGFRILSNFGHDAMQSQPHGHVHVIGGTPLGLYVRRG